The Nitrospira sp. sequence TTGAGCTAGAGGAGAATGCTATGAACCGAAAACTGAATGGGGTGGTGGCAGTGATCCTGGTTGTCTTATCGACCTGGCTGGTCGGTTTTGTGGGCGATGTGACGAAAACCACGGACCTACAGATTGAATCGGCAATCCGAGAACGTTTGGCCTCAGATGGTTGAATCGATGCGAAGAATATTCAGGTCAACGTCGACCACGGCCTGGCCAACTTGACCGGGACTGTGCCGGATTTGGAGAGTACGGGTTTGGCCGAAGCGCTGGTGAGCGGAACTATTGTGGGCGTCCGTCAGCTGCACAATGAAATCACCGTCGTGCCACCCGTGGTCAAAGATGAAATGATCCGCAAGTCGATTGAGGCGGCGCTGAGATCCGTTCCGGCCCTGAGAGACAACAAAACGAATACGATCACTGTGCTGGTCCATGAAGGGGATGTGGTGCTTAAGGGAACTGTGGAGAAGCCGCTGCACAGCCGCCTGGCATATAAGACGGCGCGGACTGTGTCGGGCGTTGTGTCAATTGCGAACCTGCTGAAGGTCGTGGGGGAACCTCGACCTGACAGAGACCTCGAAAAGGATGTCATGGCTTACTTGAAATGGGCGCCGTTTGTCGATCTCGATCAAGTCGAATACAGCATCGAGAAGGGTGTGATCAAACTCAAGGGAAAGATCGAGCACCATGCCGGCCTTGTGAGTTTGGTCAACGATCTGGAGAAAATTCGTGGCGTGGTGGATGTGGACGTATCGGAGATGACAGTGACGAAGACTCAGCAAAAAGGCTAACCTCAACAGTTATCGCAGGCGAGTGGGCAAGCTTTCGTCTCACTCGCCTGGAGAGATCCAATTCAGCGCCTATGCTTTTTGTGCGCGAACAAACTGGATGTCCTGCGTGGTTTCGGTTGGCCCACGTTTCAATGCGATCGTTGGATGGCGGGATTCTAGAAGGGAGCGGTTGGTTAGAGGACCAATTTCCCAGCCCCATCCCCTCGGCGTGAGATGCTATTAGGTATGGACATGATCGGTAGCCGCTTGGTCGAGAGCAGTCTACCCTAAGCCCACTTCTGGCGAGAACAATCGGCCTCGTGCGCCCATCGACCAAGGGTAATTCCTGCATGTATCTACCCTTGACTTCCCCATCGCTCGATTTATCTACGCGCCATCCAGTTGGATCGGCGCCGCACCAGCGCAGCTAACCTGATAGGTAACCAGGACTGACCGAAAGGAGGGTACTATGGCACTCGTACGATGGGACCCATTTCGAGAGTTGGAGGAGGTGTCAGATCGGTTGAACCGATTGTTTGCGCGCCCTACAGAGCGACCGTCGAATGGTAAAGAAACCATGATCGTAGCGGATTGGACGCCGCCTGTTGATATCAGTGAGACCGAAGGGGAGTATCAGATCAAGGCCGAAATTCCGGATGTAAAGAAGGAGGACGTGAAGATCACGCTCGAAGATGGTGTGCTCACCATTCAAGGCCAGCGCAAGCACGAACAGGAAGAGAAGGGGAAGAAGTTCCATCGCATTGAACGATCCTACGGCAGCTTTGCCCGGACCTTCGCCTTGCCCGATGTGATTGAAGTGGATCAGGTGCGAGCCGAGTTCAAGGATGGCGTGTTGAATCTCCATCTGCCGAAGTCGGAGAAGGCGAAACCGAAGGCCATCGAAGTCAAGGTGGCGTAACCCGCTGAGCGGATGCATGGAGCGCTGAAGACCACTGGGGAGAGGTGTGCTTCGTGCCAGTGGGGGTTTGCTTGTAGTCAATGGAGTCGCGATATCCACAAGGAGGCGGTCATGGGCCTGCACTGGTTCAATTTGCTAGGGTTCGTGATGTTATTTCTTGCACTCCTTTTGAATGAAATTGTCATGGTGAACGTGTGGTATGACTCTAACTTGTTCTTAATCGCTATAGAGGTAACATACCTCCTCGCTGCCCTGTGCCTTGCACTCTGGGGAAGTTCCGATCACCAGCAAATCTGACCCACGTTCCTTTCTCAGAGAATCCTGAATCCGGGGAGGTGCTGTCTTATGAATCCACGAAAAACGAACTGAGCCGTACAACAAGGAGATGCGGCGGGTATACGGGGGGAGCTGGTGAATAAAGCGGTAGCAGAGAAGCGGCAAGCCTATGTCATCGTCAATGATCGAGTAGAGGGGAATGCCCCGTTGACGATTCACGCCTTAGTCGGGACGACATTAGGGGGTCTCCCAGTACCGACCGAGACCTGAAGACGCTAGTCTGATATCAGAATAGCGCAGTGGAAACATTATGAATCGGTAGCGGAAACGCTACGAAGACATAATGTAAAAATTGCGCTGTTCGCTAAGCTCCGTTCTTGAAAGAGGACGGAGCTTTCTTTTTGATAGCGCAAGGTGAAAGCGGTAGCAAAGCGCATGCGGGAACCTAACAGGGTGGTTACCGTACACGATCCGAGGAAATAGAATTGCTGTGGCAATCGTGTTCAGGGCTGCGCTCCTGGAGCATCTGGTATGGCGGATCGGATGCGCGAGGGGGAGGGGACCGGAGTGGACTAGCACGAGGTGGTGGCGTCGCCGCAATCTCGCCATGCCTCGGCACGATCGGCGCGTAATTCGTCGTCCCATCGCGGTTGCGGTACCCATAGCCAGTCTTGGGGGTGGCATCGCTGCGCCGGGGACCGAAACTGCTCCCGTGATGATCTGCCCATTGCGCTTGAGCGTCAACCGTGAGCAAGAGCGTCGTCAGTATTAACATGTACAGCATAAGAACCTCTCGGCAAACTGGATGCTACGGTCAGCTTACCAAAGAAGAAAGATGAATGTATGGGTGGGGGATTGAGAGGAATCAATTTACTCCCTCAAAAGGAACCCCTCGAATAATGGAGTTAGGACGACTCTGAAAGACTGGCGATACGATGTCCTATGAATCGTCATGACGATTTCCAATCAGCCAGATCCGATTTCGACCGCTACGATGTAGCGATTGTCGCTAATTTGTCCAGCCCGACGCTGAACGGTCTGACGAACGATCAATTCTATTTTCAATTTGAGAAAACAGGAATGTTCTCCAATGATGGATTGCCAACGTCACCTCCGAGCATCGCGTCTCTAGTGCAGACGTCTTGGCATCTAGATTTTCACCCGGTGGACAGTTCGTCCGCGGAGAAATTACCTCGTTAGCCCTCACAGCTGTTCCCTTGCCCGGGGCACTTATCCTGTTCGGCTCCGAAGCGGGTTTCTTGGCCTATGCTATACGCAAAACTAGAGGGATGCGGACAAGCTTGTGACATGAAAGACCCTGTTTTGAAGATGCTTTAGTAACTCATCTGTCTGATTGTCCGTATGACTTAAGCGGATCGTCTTCATCTCTTTCCATGCTTACAGATAGGGCATTCAATGGATAAGGACATTGACTGCAATACGGCCAAGCAGTTCACATGTGCTTCGCTTCGTGGCTTATTGGCCAAATGCTGCTTCCTAATCTACTCGCGAAAAGCGTGGAATGGAAACGCCCCCTTTATCGACGCTCTCAGTAAACATGGCAACCGGTCTTATCCAGAGCCCTCGCTCGCCGTACAACGCCCGGTACACGACGAACTCCTCCTCCGTTTCTGAATGCCTGGCGACTCCCAAAACTTCATAGTCCTGACCTTTATGGTGTCGATAGATGCCGGGTGAGACCATGATCGCCTGCTCCTCGTAAGTTGGACGCCTGCATGTTCACGTGACAGTTACGTGACAATTGAGCCCAAAACGACCCCTGAAGGGGTGTTCACTGGTGTCAAGATAATGGCCAGATAACGCTGAAACCCCGTATAGAAGGTGGGAGAGAGGGGTGGTGCCGAAGCCGGGATTTGAACCCGGACACCCTTGCGGGCGCTAGACCCTGAATCTAGTGCGTCTGCCAGTTCCGCCACTTCGGCATTAGGGATGTTGAAAAAGCCCGCCAGCTTCGTTCTCACGAACCTCAAAGGCTCAACGTACCGGCACAGAGTACGCTTCGCCTTTTCGCTCCGCTCGGGCCTTGCTGAACGTCCTTTTTGAACATCCCTGAGAGTAAATACAGCAAGGGGAGCCGGATTATCCTGAATTTTCATCGCTCGCGTCAAGCAAGTGCCGTCAAGACAGTTCACGGTGCGGCACGAGCAGCTGTTTGGGAAATGGCCCATGGCCCCGTGCCCGTGATGTCGCGTGGATCGCCGCTGACGATAATGCGTTCGTGAGCCAGACCGGCAGCAGCGAGCAGCGAGGATGCCGCAATCCTCGGAGCCTCATCGACGATGAGGACATCGAAGCGCACCCGACTGAACAAGGGGTCGCTCGCGACTCGAGCGGGAGTGGCCGCGACCAGTCTCCGGTTCTGAAGGAAGGCCTGACGGTTCGGGCTTGCTTCAGCAGCCAGCAACTCACGGACCTTTTTCGTTCCACCCAATTTCGTGATGTGCTCCTTCAGTTCGCCAAACTCGGCACGCGTTCCTCGAGGGACGGACGCCTCCGGAACTAGCTGCTGAATGCGACCTTTCGCGACATCGAGTTCGTCGTTCAGTTGGTTCATCTTGCTCTGATACAGCGCACGGTACTGCGTAAGTGATCCCGCATTCTTCCCCACCGCCTGCATGCCCAGTCGCTGTAACAGC is a genomic window containing:
- a CDS encoding BON domain-containing protein, which gives rise to MAEALVSGTIVGVRQLHNEITVVPPVVKDEMIRKSIEAALRSVPALRDNKTNTITVLVHEGDVVLKGTVEKPLHSRLAYKTARTVSGVVSIANLLKVVGEPRPDRDLEKDVMAYLKWAPFVDLDQVEYSIEKGVIKLKGKIEHHAGLVSLVNDLEKIRGVVDVDVSEMTVTKTQQKG
- a CDS encoding Hsp20/alpha crystallin family protein, with product MALVRWDPFRELEEVSDRLNRLFARPTERPSNGKETMIVADWTPPVDISETEGEYQIKAEIPDVKKEDVKITLEDGVLTIQGQRKHEQEEKGKKFHRIERSYGSFARTFALPDVIEVDQVRAEFKDGVLNLHLPKSEKAKPKAIEVKVA
- a CDS encoding DUF1653 domain-containing protein; its protein translation is MVSPGIYRHHKGQDYEVLGVARHSETEEEFVVYRALYGERGLWIRPVAMFTESVDKGGVSIPRFSRVD